The following are encoded together in the Zygosaccharomyces rouxii strain CBS732 chromosome C complete sequence genome:
- the NPR2 gene encoding nitrogen permease regulating protein NPR2 (similar to uniprot|P39923 Saccharomyces cerevisiae YEL062W NPR2 Regulator of nitrogen permeases transcription is induced in response to proline and urea contains two PEST sequences): MSLRYIQACANTGRMTDQFEGFVPIHTLFYAVFHPTKGTQVRYEYPPGNLEYNNINFDAIKNYIIPKPQLCHKLLTLKYKGYRIVCYPVTVNSPYYARNFFSFNFVFVFPYDCETSSYEPAIARLGKMFRVLEEQNQILSKAENDPIYFDFKLADNTTEQDGKLNAEKSFKGLTKSQGMALAKYNEIMKDLESEKSDFSVQDLVMRIFQDLNNYSECLIPIDEGNAVDIKIFPLKTPPNSCISIEDVPISTVNLKTIIDVNWDPTMLKIVPYIDGLNSISKIAKLSDSDVSLVLECVKHLVYYNCVILADIFQFSNIYAPTSLIRQFLTDPTLASECQSHVTLAGHSSLSEMPFERLRKFDLDDMDQSKNQESGSRTTSMSSKSDSKSKRPFFYSAPRNPYRFNQRSQSSFSSTNTNVTHDLARHLPTKACLFDLYRTLSQGVTVREWYNLNYQTIKKNDIDVRRFITFGVIKGLIYRCFSFPVMKKMSIFDLAHKLHTAGNLNQVTKKGKGQKNLAESKYVFSTSDMKLGEGSKMHQNFSVDIADEVLRNVYKKLSNTNEPGSRDDYPLSRIYREESHVSLSALSGDNVSHPKKPERVSKVAFDMNKDDPVPYSLSQQKGKNKEREAAKLDRAKNNQKIILLESIAAADCLDKICVKLEKPRHEVEELLHELGDYKIINS, encoded by the coding sequence ATGAGTCTTCGATACATACAAGCATGCGCGAATACAGGAAGAATGACAGATCAATTTGAAGGTTTTGTCCCTATCCATACTTTATTCTATGCAGTATTCCATCCAACCAAGGGGACTCAGGTACGATATGAATATCCTCCTGGAAATTTAGAGTACAATAACATCAATTTCGATGCCATAAAGAATTACATTATACCCAAGCCCCAATTGTGTCACAAGTTGCTAACCTTAAAATACAAGGGCTACAGGATAGTCTGTTATCCGGTAACGGTCAATTCACCGTATTATGCAAGGAACTTCTTCAGCTTTAACTTTGTCTTTGTTTTTCCTTATGACTGTGAAACTTCGTCATATGAACCTGCTATAGCTCGACTGGGGAAAATGTTTAGAGTTTTGGAAGAGCAGAACCAGATTCTTTCTAAAGCGGAAAATGATCCTATTTATTTCGATTTTAAATTGGCAGATAATACTACGGAACAAGATGGCAAACTGAATGCAGAGAAGAGTTTTAAGGGACTCACGAAGAGTCAAGGAATGGCATTAGCAAAATATAATGAAATAatgaaagatttggaaagtgAGAAATCTGACTTTTCAGTCCAAGATTTAGTAATGCGTATctttcaagatttaaacAATTATTCCGAATGTCTCATACCCATCGATGAAGGAAACGCAGTGGATATTAAAATATTTCCCTTAaaaacaccaccaaattcATGTATTTCCATAGAAGATGTTCCTATTTCAACTGTAAATCTGAAGACCATCATTGACGTCAATTGGGACCCCACGATGCTGAAAATAGTACCATATATTGATGGCCTCAATagtatttcaaaaataGCGAAACTGAGTGACAGTGATGTTTCTTTGGTATTGGAATGCGTCAAACACTTAGTCTATTATAACTGTGTGATATTAGCCGATATATTCCAGTTCAGCAACATCTACGCGCCCACAAGCTTGATACGACAATTTTTGACAGATCCAACCTTAGCATCGGAGTGCCAGTCGCATGTTACCTTAGCTGGTCATTCGTCATTGTCTGAAATGCCATTCGAGAGGTTAAGGAAGTTTGATCTCGATGATATGGATCAATCGAAAAACCAAGAGTCTGGATCTAGAACAACTTCTATGAGCTCCAAGAGCGATAGTAAGTCGAAGCGACCATTTTTCTATTCAGCGCCAAGAAATCCCTATAGATTTAATCAGCGATCTCAAAGCAGTTTCTCAAGTACAAATACAAACGTTACACATGATTTAGCTAGACATCTACCGACAAAGGCTTGCTTGTTTGACCTGTACAGGACCCTGAGTCAAGGGGTTACCGTTCGTGAATGGTACAATTTGAATTATCAGACCATCAAAAAGAACGACATTGATGttagaagatttattaCATTTGGTGTGATCAAGGGACTTATTTACAGATGTTTTTCATTCCCAgttatgaagaagatgtcCATATTCGACTTGGCACATAAGCTTCATACAGCTGGAAATCTAAATCAGGTCACGAAAAAAGGTAAAGGACAGAAAAATCTTGCAGAATCGAAGTACgtcttttcaacatctgACATGAAATTGGGCGAAGGCTCAAAAATGCATCAAAACTTCAGTGTTGACATTGCCGATGAAGTACTTCGGAACGTTTATAAGAAACTGTCCAACACAAACGAACCTGGTTCTCGTGATGACTACCCACTTTCAAGAATATATCGAGAGGAATCGCACGTTAGCTTATCAGCATTGTCTGGAGATAACGTATCGCATCCAAAGAAACCTGAACGAGTTTCTAAAGTCGCCTTTGATATGAACAAAGATGATCCAGTACCATATTCTTTATCACAACAAAAGGgtaaaaataaagaaagagaagctGCAAAATTGGATAGAGCAAAGAATAACCAgaaaataattttattgGAATCGATTGCAGCCGCTGATTGTCTTGATAAAATATGTGTCAAATTGGAGAAGCCACGACACgaagtggaagaattacTACATGAGCTGGGTGATTacaaaatcatcaatagTTGA
- the CIN8 gene encoding kinesin motor protein CIN8 (some similarities with uniprot|P27895 Saccharomyces cerevisiae YEL061C CIN8 Kinesin motor protein involved in mitotic spindle assembly and chromosome segregation) gives MGSSPAGGGEDAEELNITVAVRSRGRNEREIRAKSSVVVSVPDVMGSHEVAINTTDDVGITAQMNSKTYAVDKVFGPSANQQLIFKEIAEPLFGDFLKGYNCTVLVYGMTSTGKTYTMTGDEKLYNDELSDSAGIIPRILFKLFETLDLRDEDYVVKCSFVELYNEELKDLLDDSVENSSMRKLRIYDSGSGSNSNSGSRKNSRNNSPKLVTDPMINRRRMRTVPLSSSLAKQQHQWQQRREQQHQLREQQQREQQAQQQQKEQQQREQQQDSPSGVYIQNLQDFHITSARDGLQLLQKGLRNRQVATTKMNDFSSRSHTIFTITLYREHQGEMFKVSKMNLVDLAGSENISRSGAQHQRAKEAGSINQSLLTLGRVINSLADKSAHVPFRESKLTRLLQDSLGGNTKTALIATISPAKINSEETCSTLQYASKAKNIKNRPQLRSFIMKDILVKNITAELAKVKSDLLSTKLREGVYMSQDNYKEITNDLESYKTEIQESKRIIERLSSQNSLLLKDKKASNEVNELQRIKLQNMKDVMSGLSEKLESQHKKEQELVDMTCNLKSTLSLTQSVIKEYGQREKQISERMQMILGQEFLQFRQMLVNNIEDIRTNHSGNDILHEGEQNGIQQNLNVLRQEVVELLGLAQKRAEKMYKDWIEKILEEAPTVFQAISNKVDQVEVTVNTYHQRLTENLSDISEGYNNLKQYFNDHFFKNNHEEVLNSHIDKTYQQLQFSADGLLQKFKQMMDDHLKDNKTLMMKSLQSATTEAIDKEMQLFEPQRKKWEESFDLINNCDSISNGFNGDMRSALSDIKSTFGSSTDVISRSVSKVKDEVKGYEDASTILDGNEVVKRQIADIINKDSSLRNGLYKSIKSSQGHISAFDELKERIRNTIASENSTLHQNKIATTPPLGQNSERSPLKPTVLQPNQLPENWRYGLRSPPKDQLSKSNGELKRHQDNETLEENVNKISRLE, from the coding sequence ATGGGATCATCACCGGCTGgaggtggtgaagatgcaGAAGAACTTAATATAACGGTTGCCGTTAGGAGTAGAGGTAGAAATGAGAGAGAGATAAGGGCAAAGAGTTCAGTGGTAGTTTCAGTTCCTGATGTGATGGGTTCTCATGAAGTTGCTATAAATACTACTGATGATGTTGGTATTACTGCACAGATGAACTCGAAGACGTATGCTGTTGACAAAGTATTTGGACCGAGCGCTAATCAACAATtaatctttaaagaaatcGCAGAACCACTATTTGGAGATTTTCTCAAAGGCTATAATTGTACGGTTTTAGTTTATGGTATGACATCAACTGGTAAAACTTATACAATGACAGGTGATGAGAAATTGTACaatgatgaattgagtGATTCTGCAGGTATAATTCCAAGAATTCTGTTTAAACTCTTCGAAACACTAGATTTGCGAGATGAAGATTATGTGGTTAAATGTTCCTTTGTGGAGCTTTATAATGAAGAGTTAAAGGATTTATTAGATGATAGTGttgaaaattcatcaatgagAAAATTAAGAATTTACGATTCGGGTTCAGGTTCAAATAGTAATAGCGGTAGTAGGAAGAATTCCAGGAATAACTCACCAAAATTAGTGACAGATCCAATGATtaatagaagaagaatgCGTACGGTGCCCCTATCAAGTTCGCTGGCgaaacaacaacatcagTGGCAGCAGAGACgagaacaacaacatcaacTGCGAGAGCAGCAGCAACGAGAACAACAAgctcaacaacaacaaaaggaacaacagcaaagggaacaacaacaggatTCTCCTTCCGGAGTCTATatccaaaatttacaagatttcCACATTACCTCAGCAAGAGATGGTCTTcaacttttacaaaaaggCCTTAGGAATAGACAAGTAGCCACTACAAAGATGAACGACTTTTCTAGTAGATCACATACCATTTTCACGATAACACTTTACAGAGAACATCAAGGCGAAATGttcaaagtttccaaaatgAATCTGGTGGATCTAGCGGGTTCTGAAAATATTAGTCGATCTGGAGCTCAGCACCAAAGAGCTAAAGAAGCTGGTTCCATTAATCAGTCACTTTTAACATTAGGTAGAGTGATCAATTCGTTAGCAGACAAAAGTGCACATGTACCATTTCGAGAATCTAAGTTAACCAGACTATTGCAAGATtctcttggtggtaatacAAAGACAGCTCTAATAGCAACGATATCACCTGCGAAGATTAACTCTGAAGAGACGTGCAGTACTCTACAATATGCTTCCAAGGCTAAAAACATAAAAAATAGACCTCAGTTGAGATCTTTTATCATGAAGGACATACTTGTTAAAAACATTACTGCGGAATTGGCAAAGGTTAAATCAGatcttctttcaacaaaATTGAGAGAAGGTGTCTACATGAGTCAAGATAATTATAAAGAGATAACTAATGATTTGGAATCCTATAAAACTGAGATACAAGAATctaaaagaattattgaaaGACTAAGTTCacaaaattctcttttattaaaggataaaaaaGCCTCTAACGAAGTTAatgaattacaaagaatCAAATTACAAAATATGAAAGATGTTATGAGTGGACTTTCCGAAAAATTAGAATCTCAGCATAAAAAGGAGCAAGAATTGGTAGACATGACTTGTAACTTAAAATCAACGTTGTCGCTTACACAATCAGTAATTAAAGAATATGGTCAAAGAGAAAAGCAAATTTCAGAACGAATGCAAATGATTTTAGGACAGGAATTCTTACAATTTAGACAAATGCTCGTTAATAATATTGAAGATATTAGAACCAATCATAGTGGTAATGATATTCTTCATGAAGGAGAACAAAATGGGATCCAACAGAATCTAAATGTGTTGAGGCAAGAAGTGGTCGAACTATTGGGCTTGGCTCAAAAGAGGGCGGAAAAAATGTATAAGGATTGGATAGAAAAAATATTGGAGGAGGCCCCCACTGTTTTCCAGGCAATTTCTAATAAAGTGGACCAAGTGGAAGTTACTGTTAACACTTATCATCAAAGGTTAACCGAAAACCTTTCTGATATCAGTGAGGGGTATAATAATTTGAAACAATATTTCAATGATcacttcttcaaaaataaTCACGAAGAAGTACTCAATTCACATATCGATAAGACCTATcaacaattacaattttcGGCAGATGGGttattacaaaaatttaaaCAGATGATGGATGATCATCTGAAAGATAATAAAActttaatgatgaaaagtttaCAATCAGCTACGACTGAAGCtattgataaagaaatgCAATTGTTTGAACcacaaagaaaaaaatgggaAGAGTCGTTCGACCTGATTAACAACTGTGATTCCATTAGCAATGGTTTCAACGGCGATATGAGATCAGCTCTTTCAGACATCAAATCCACATTCGGTTCATCGACCGACGTTATCAGCAGATCAGTCTCGAAAGTAAAGGATGAAGTAAAGGGTTATGAAGATGCCTCTACGATTTTGGATGGTAATGAAGTTGTCAAGAGGCAAATTGCTGATATAATAAACAAGGACAGTTCGTTAAGAAATGGATTATACAAATCTATTAAATCTTCACAAGGTCATATTTCTGCATTCGATGAACTGAAGGAACGTATTCGAAATACTATTGCATCGGAAAATAGTACGCTTCATCAGAATAAAATTGCAACTACTCCACCTCTCGGGCAAAATAGTGAAAGAAGTCCTTTAAAACCTACTGTGCTTCAACCCAATCAATTGCCTGAAAATTGGAGGTATGGATTGCGATCCCCACCAAAGGACCAACTGAGTAAGAGCAATGGTGAACTTAAGAGACATCAAGACAACGAAACTTTAGAGGAGAATGTAAACAAAATCTCACGATTGGAATAA
- the UTP23 gene encoding rRNA-binding ribosome biosynthesis protein UTP23 (similar to uniprot|Q12339 Saccharomyces cerevisiae YOR004W Protein required for cell viability), giving the protein MRQKRAKSYKKQMLVYNYAFRFREPYQVLIDDQLVSDCQKSHYDLVGGLKRTLQAEVKPMITQCCMQALYFTKNQDAIELGKSFERRRCNHPPKEAKPPHECIQSVVNVNGSNKHRYVVASQDVTLRRKLRKVPGVPLIHMSRSVMVMEPLSEASSRVNEMSEREKLLKGLNDPKLAGLKTTPSVENELESESQPPAKKRKGPKGPNPLSVRKKQKKPEQQGQGQGQEQEQEHESEREHEDAGKKKRRRRRKHKGSHEDGDGQENSAGEVEAEDRPQEDRPQEDRPQGDQNSD; this is encoded by the coding sequence ATGCGTCAGAAAAGAGCTAAGTCATATAAAAAACAAATGCTAGTTTATAACTATGCATTTAGATTTAGAGAACCATATCAAGTTCTAATAGATGATCAACTAGTATCGGATTGTCAAAAATCTCATTACGATTTAGTTGGTGGGTTGAAAAGGACTTTGCAGGCAGAAGTAAAACCCATGATAACTCAATGTTGTATGCAAGCACTTTACTTCACTAAAAATCAAGATGCTATTGAATTGGGTAAATCATTCGAAAGGCGTCGTTGTAATCACCCACCAAAGGAAGCCAAACCACCACATGAATGTATTCAAAGTGTTGTTAACGTTAATGGCTCTAATAAACATCGTTATGTGGTGGCTTCACAGGATGTTACATTGAGAAGAAAGCTCAGAAAAGTTCCAGGTGTACCGTTAATTCACATGTCAAGATCGGTTATGGTTATGGAACCATTAAGTGAAGCTAGTAGTCGTGTAAATGAAATGTCAGAAAgggaaaaattgttgaaaggGCTCAACGATCCTAAATTGGCTGGATTAAAGACCACACCATCAGTAGAGAATGAGTTGGAATCAGAAAGCCAACCACCAGCAAAGAAACGTAAGGGTCCAAAAGGTCCGAATCCATTGAGTGTCAGAAAGAAGCAAAAGAAACCAGAACAACAAGGACAGGGACAAGgacaagaacaagaacaagaacatGAGAGTGAACGTGAACACGAGGACGCtggaaaaaagaagagacGCAGAAGACGTAAGCATAAAGGTTCACATGAAGACGGAGATGGTCAGGAGAATAGTGCAGGAGAAGTAGAAGCAGAAGATCGTCCTCAAGAAGATCGTCCTCAAGAAGATCGTCCTCAAGGAGATCAAAACAGTGATTAA